From the Chloroflexota bacterium genome, the window TCACGCCGACTTCATCCCACTTGGGATCGGGTTTGCCGATGAGCGCGGCATCCTGCACCGCGGGATGATCGCGAAAAATATTTTCGACTTCGGCGGCGTACACATTTTCGCTGCCGCTCTTGATCATATCCTTGAAACGACCGATGATGTAAAAAAAACCGTCTTCGTCGCGTCGCGCCATATCGCCGGTGTGAAACCAGCCATCGGTGATCGAATCGGCGGTCGCTGGCGGGTTGTGCCAGTACCCCGCGCACACGTGCGGTCCCCAGATCAGCAATTCGCCCGGTTCGTTCGCGCCAACTTCGCGCCCAGTTTCCGGATGGACGAGTCGCATCTGGCTGTGAAAAATTGGTTTGCCCACCGAGCCGCGTTTGCGCGCGGATTCTTCGTCGGTCATGCTGAAACAATTCGGACCGACTTCGGTGAGACCATACCCTTGGCGAAACACGCCGCCCTTGGCTTGCGTCCACGCGTCCATCAACGGCACGGGAATCGTCGCGCCGCCGTTGATCCAAAATCGCACGCGTGAAAAATCGGCTTGCTGAAAGTACGGCGTATTGTACCACATTTGAAAGAGCGTCGGCACACCGAGCACGACCGTGCATTTTTCGGCGATGATAATTTTTAGCGATTGCTCCGCATCGAATTTGCGCGTCAGAACGATGCGCCCACCGATGTAGAAAATCGGCGTGAGGAACGCGAACAAGCCGCCGGTGTGGAACATCGGCGTGAACACCGGCGACACATCCTCTTCGCGCAAGCCCCAACTGACAACGGTGTTGATGCAGTTCCACAATATTTGACGATGCGGCAACATCGCGCCTTTCGGTTTGCCGGTTGTGCCTGAGGTGTAGAGGATGCACAGCGGATCGTCGTCACTCAACGCGGGACGCGCTGGCTCGGCATCGGACGCGCGCGCGATTTCATTTTCGTACACCAATGCGTTATCGAGCGCCGCGTTTTCAACGCTCACGATTTTCGCGTCGCCCAATTCGCCGCGCATCTCATTCAGCGTCGCGACAAATTCCGGACCGCACAGAATCGCTTTGGGATCGCAATCGCCGACGATGTACGACAGTTCGCGCGCGGTGAGTCGCCAATTGAGCGGCGCAAAGATCGCGCCAATTTTCGCCAAGCCGTACAAGAGATCGAGATAGACGACACTGTTGTGCGCGAGGATCGAAACGCGGTCGCCCTGGTTCACACCGAGCGCGCGCAGAAAATTCGCCGCACGATTCGCGCGCGCGTTCAGTTGAGCGTACGTGAATCGTTCGCCGGTGTGCGTGTACAATATTGCTTCGCGGTTGGGTGTGAGCCGCGCGCGGGAAGTGAGTAGATCAGCGGCGTGCATGTAAACTCCAGTAGGTCAGTGAACAGTGAACAGTAAACAGTGGGACAGTGGTGCCGAATCAAACGCGTGTGTAAAGAGTATATACTCTATCCGTTATCCACTTGGGAATTCGCGCTGTTTTCAGTTGCTTGATCGCTTCAGCTCCGTATTCAGATAAAGCTTTTTTGAAAGCCAATTTGAATTTGCTGTCAAGTGTGAATGGTGGGGGTGGATAGTACCTCAAAGTCCAAACTTGTATTGCTTGGTATGGATAAGCTCTTACGTAAGCTTTCTTGTCTTTTGGGGAAACTTTGGTGACGAAATCAACGGTGCGCCATTCTATTTCTGTTGGTCGATCTGTAACCAACCCAAAGGTTAACAGCCAATCGCCAGTACGATAGTCAGTTGCGTTGCATACAAGCATCTCCTCCGGTTCTGCAACTCCATACCTTTGTTTAGAAATGTTCTTGGCAGTCTGGGCTATTGCACCTTCTGCATCCCACCATCCCAGTTTCCACTCTCGGTGGTCGGGTAATTCATACCAGGTCTGAAAATTGATTCGAGAGCCTTGTGCCGATTTCTTAGCGGTTCTTCGCACTGCGATTTCGATTTCACGACTCTGTTTGTCAAGCCAGGATAAGTCTTCCTTTTCCAAAGTCCGTGGTTGGACAGAACGTATGACTCGGTCAATATTCAGCGAATCGGAAGGTACAAGAATTCCAATTTCCTGCAGATTGCCAGAGCCCAGAGCATTCATTGAAAGATTGGCTGAGGTAATCACTGCTCCTCTGCCTTCGGCCCAGTATACTTTCATGTGCATACTGTCCGCCAAGGAGATTTTGGCTCCTCGTTTCTTAAGATCACGCAAACTGTCCGCGCTTGTAGAACCAGGTTTCGCCCAACAAATAAGCTCTAATCCTTTTGGATTGGGTAGGAAAGACTCAGCTCCTTCGCCAACAAATGCAACGACCGCAACGCGTCGAACCGTCGAGTCTGAAAATAAATCCGTTACGGTTTTCCGAATTTCGCTCGTCGTGTAGAGAATCTTCATAGTATCCTCGGTTTCGCTTTTGGGCGGTGAACACTTCCCAACCCCAGCCCACTGTTCACTGTTCACTGTTCACTGCCCTCTGTCTTCTGACTACTGACTTCTGACTACTGAATTCTACGTCCCCACCACAATCCCGCCATCCACGCGCAACACTTCGCCGGTGATGAAACTCGCATCGTCGGAGGCGAGGAAGAGGTACGCGTTCGCAATGTCGCGCGGCTGTCCCATACGTCCGAGCGGCGTGCGCGCTTTCATCCCCTCGATCACCTTGTCCGGCATCGTCTTGATAATGTCCGTCGCGGTAAAGCCGGGCGCAACCGCATTCACGCGCACGTTGTAGCGACCCAGTTCGCGCGCCCACACCTTGGTCATCCCAATCACCGCCGATTTCGTCGCGACGTAATTCGTCTGCCCAAAGTTGCCATCAAGTCCGACGACCGAACTCGCGTTGAGGATCACGCCGCCGCCCTGCTTGATCATGTACGGCGCGACGGCTTGCGCGCAGTTGAACACGCCCTTGAGGTTCACCGAAATCACTAAATCGAAATCCGCTTCCGGCATTTGCCCGGTGAGTACGCCCTCTTTCACCTTGACGAGTTGATTATCGCGCAAAATGCCCGCGTTGTTGACCAAGACATCAATGCGACCATACTTGGCGAACACATCGTCTACCCAGGATTGCACCTCTTGACGATTCGCGACATTCACTTTGTAAAACGCCGCGTTCGTGCCAAGTGCTTGCGCGGTTGCTCGTCCAACTTGTTCCATCACATCGGCGATGACAACGATCGCGCCTTCCTCGATGAACCGCTCCGCCGTTGCCTTGCCAATCCCAGCCGCGCCGCCAGTAACTAAACACACCTTGTCTTGCAGTCGCATCGCATCCTCCCAGTTTGTTAGTTTGCTGGTTTGTTGATTGGATAGTTTGCCAGTCTGCCATCCAACTATCGCACTATCGCACTATCGCACTATCGCACTACCGCACTATCGCATTACCGCACTACCTTTCCCCACTGCACAACACCCGCCGCCCACAC encodes:
- a CDS encoding long-chain fatty acid--CoA ligase, with protein sequence MHAADLLTSRARLTPNREAILYTHTGERFTYAQLNARANRAANFLRALGVNQGDRVSILAHNSVVYLDLLYGLAKIGAIFAPLNWRLTARELSYIVGDCDPKAILCGPEFVATLNEMRGELGDAKIVSVENAALDNALVYENEIARASDAEPARPALSDDDPLCILYTSGTTGKPKGAMLPHRQILWNCINTVVSWGLREEDVSPVFTPMFHTGGLFAFLTPIFYIGGRIVLTRKFDAEQSLKIIIAEKCTVVLGVPTLFQMWYNTPYFQQADFSRVRFWINGGATIPVPLMDAWTQAKGGVFRQGYGLTEVGPNCFSMTDEESARKRGSVGKPIFHSQMRLVHPETGREVGANEPGELLIWGPHVCAGYWHNPPATADSITDGWFHTGDMARRDEDGFFYIIGRFKDMIKSGSENVYAAEVENIFRDHPAVQDAALIGKPDPKWDEVGVMIVLLKPGQYATEEELLKFCDGKLARFKIPKHVIVADAFPYSPYGKIEKIKLKEKYLR
- a CDS encoding phosphatidylserine/phosphatidylglycerophosphate/cardiolipin synthase family protein — its product is MKILYTTSEIRKTVTDLFSDSTVRRVAVVAFVGEGAESFLPNPKGLELICWAKPGSTSADSLRDLKKRGAKISLADSMHMKVYWAEGRGAVITSANLSMNALGSGNLQEIGILVPSDSLNIDRVIRSVQPRTLEKEDLSWLDKQSREIEIAVRRTAKKSAQGSRINFQTWYELPDHREWKLGWWDAEGAIAQTAKNISKQRYGVAEPEEMLVCNATDYRTGDWLLTFGLVTDRPTEIEWRTVDFVTKVSPKDKKAYVRAYPYQAIQVWTLRYYPPPPFTLDSKFKLAFKKALSEYGAEAIKQLKTARIPKWITDRVYTLYTRV
- a CDS encoding glucose 1-dehydrogenase; its protein translation is MRLQDKVCLVTGGAAGIGKATAERFIEEGAIVVIADVMEQVGRATAQALGTNAAFYKVNVANRQEVQSWVDDVFAKYGRIDVLVNNAGILRDNQLVKVKEGVLTGQMPEADFDLVISVNLKGVFNCAQAVAPYMIKQGGGVILNASSVVGLDGNFGQTNYVATKSAVIGMTKVWARELGRYNVRVNAVAPGFTATDIIKTMPDKVIEGMKARTPLGRMGQPRDIANAYLFLASDDASFITGEVLRVDGGIVVGT